In Flavobacterium sp. N1736, the following are encoded in one genomic region:
- a CDS encoding N-acetylglucosamine kinase yields MKLIVDSGSTKADWIAIDDNGKVLFTTQTLGLNPEILDGPEIVSRLNDRFDILQNKKNATHLFFYGAGCGTERMQTALSQIFQEYFNNAIVEVHEDTYAAVYATTPKGESAIVSILGTGSNCSYFDGKVLHQKVQSLGYIAMDDCSGNVFGKELIRKYYFNKMPKDLAVEFEKEYNLDADYIKNKLYKEPNPNAYLATFAKFLIKHKDSEFCRKIIFKGMKSFVKNYIKQFDNCKEVPVHFVGSIAFYLKDELQETFDKYELQLGNVLRRPIDGLIAYHVANQ; encoded by the coding sequence ATGAAATTAATAGTTGATAGTGGATCTACAAAAGCAGACTGGATTGCAATTGATGATAATGGAAAAGTATTATTCACGACACAAACTTTGGGATTAAACCCTGAAATTCTTGACGGTCCTGAAATTGTTTCAAGATTAAATGATCGTTTTGATATTTTGCAAAATAAAAAAAATGCCACTCACTTATTCTTTTACGGAGCAGGTTGTGGAACGGAGAGAATGCAAACAGCACTTTCACAAATATTCCAGGAATATTTTAATAACGCTATTGTAGAAGTTCATGAAGATACTTATGCAGCAGTTTATGCTACAACTCCAAAAGGAGAATCAGCAATTGTTAGTATTTTAGGAACAGGTTCTAACTGTAGTTATTTTGATGGAAAAGTATTGCATCAAAAAGTACAGTCATTAGGTTATATTGCCATGGATGATTGCAGTGGAAATGTTTTCGGAAAAGAATTAATCAGAAAATATTATTTCAATAAAATGCCTAAAGATTTGGCGGTTGAATTTGAAAAAGAATATAATCTGGATGCTGATTATATTAAGAACAAATTATACAAAGAACCAAATCCAAATGCTTATTTAGCGACTTTTGCTAAATTCTTAATCAAACATAAAGATTCAGAATTTTGCCGAAAAATTATTTTCAAAGGAATGAAATCTTTCGTGAAAAATTACATCAAGCAATTTGATAATTGCAAAGAAGTTCCTGTGCATTTCGTAGGTTCTATTGCTTTTTATCTGAAAGATGAATTACAGGAAACATTTGATAAATACGAACTTCAATTAGGAAACGTTTTAAGAAGACCTATTGACGGATTAATTGCATACCATGTTGCTAATCAATAA
- a CDS encoding methylglyoxal synthase: protein MKKGNTLIAIIAHDNKKADMIQFLIKNGLTLQHEKVKLIATGLLGRNAEKSGFKVKKMLPCSMGGDAQIASKVAEGRINIVFFFKDPLASHAHEVDVNMLLRICDVHNVPLATNEATAQLLLNAIVQQL from the coding sequence ATGAAAAAAGGAAATACGTTAATTGCGATTATTGCTCATGATAATAAAAAAGCGGATATGATTCAGTTTTTAATTAAAAACGGACTTACGCTGCAACATGAGAAGGTAAAACTTATCGCTACAGGATTATTAGGAAGAAATGCAGAAAAATCAGGCTTTAAAGTAAAAAAAATGCTTCCCTGTTCTATGGGCGGTGATGCTCAAATTGCCTCAAAAGTAGCGGAGGGCAGAATTAATATTGTCTTCTTTTTTAAAGATCCCCTGGCAAGCCACGCACATGAAGTTGATGTAAATATGCTGCTCAGGATTTGCGATGTTCATAATGTGCCGCTGGCAACAAATGAAGCCACGGCACAATTATTATTAAATGCTATTGTACAGCAATTATAG
- a CDS encoding RidA family protein → MKRIIFTEKAPAPIGPYNQAVLSGNTLYASGQIAINPASGEIITENINDETHQVMQNIAAILEAANMTFENVVKATIFIMDMNNFAAINTVYGSYFDEKTAPARETVQVACLPKNVNVEISIIAVQ, encoded by the coding sequence ATGAAAAGAATAATTTTTACAGAAAAAGCGCCTGCACCAATCGGTCCTTATAATCAAGCCGTATTATCAGGAAATACACTTTATGCCTCCGGTCAAATCGCAATTAATCCTGCTTCGGGAGAAATCATTACAGAAAACATTAATGATGAAACCCATCAGGTTATGCAAAATATTGCTGCTATTTTAGAAGCTGCAAATATGACTTTTGAGAATGTTGTAAAGGCAACCATTTTCATTATGGACATGAATAATTTTGCTGCAATAAATACTGTTTACGGTTCTTATTTTGACGAAAAAACTGCTCCTGCACGTGAAACAGTTCAGGTCGCCTGTTTACCAAAAAATGTAAATGTAGAAATTTCTATAATTGCTGTACAATAG
- a CDS encoding methylglyoxal synthase produces MEIAIIAHDGKKADMVQFLNKNKTLLLQENIKLIATGTTGSKAVNAGFKVKRKLSGPMGGDAQIAARVAEGKTQMVFFFKDPLASHAHEVDINMLIRVCDVHNVPLATNEASAQLLLNAVALQL; encoded by the coding sequence ATGGAAATTGCTATTATTGCTCACGATGGAAAGAAGGCAGATATGGTACAGTTTTTAAATAAAAACAAAACCCTGCTTCTTCAGGAAAACATTAAATTAATCGCAACAGGAACTACCGGAAGCAAGGCTGTAAATGCTGGTTTTAAAGTAAAAAGAAAACTTTCAGGACCAATGGGAGGTGATGCCCAGATTGCTGCACGTGTTGCCGAAGGTAAAACGCAGATGGTTTTCTTTTTTAAAGATCCTCTGGCAAGTCACGCTCATGAAGTTGATATTAATATGCTTATTCGTGTTTGCGATGTACATAATGTGCCATTAGCAACAAATGAAGCTTCTGCTCAATTATTACTTAATGCTGTCGCACTGCAATTATAA